In Melospiza melodia melodia isolate bMelMel2 chromosome 30, bMelMel2.pri, whole genome shotgun sequence, a single window of DNA contains:
- the SAMD14 gene encoding sterile alpha motif domain-containing protein 14 yields the protein MSVSKLQDTDEVFDFTAVVPETPRLDSSLHKARARLLARGRRQRPSRSRLRDSASSTEGDEGPEAAGTEGEGSPPAPSPFSRTDGFSFEPGVARPGLGDPPAPTPPLSRYRPLTNTPSQEGLSGPPAPQSCPSSDSSPGFARRHPRPRQHSEDDSRDMSPPSPASPTVGLDKKTRRKFLDLGVTLRRASSGKSRKEKSSNRLSMGSRDVSEGPGRPSGSPFLPFSWFSDSARGSPGPASPAGSPRHEGLSPPKSASQDSELSEDSPPSSASPRLPGPPKCSYPYHTLSQSSDELLEEPAGAAAGWTCGQVGQWLQSLGLERYVREFAERGVDGPRLLLLDGAKLKALGVGSSQDRAVLKRRLKELSAAAERERKARDKADKQRDKHKKKAEQEQRRS from the exons ATTTTACCGCTGTGGTTCCAGAGACGCCGCGTTTGGacagcagcctgcacaaggcCCGCGCCCGGCTCctggcccgcggccgccgccagCGGCCCTCGCGCTCCCGCCTGCGCGACAGCGCCAGCTCCACCGAGGGCGACGAGGGGCCCGAGGCCGCG GGCACCGAGGGTGAGGGCAGCCCCCCGGCCCCCTCGCCCTTCTCCCGCACCGACGGCTTCTCCTTCGAGCCGGGGGTGGCACGGCCGGGCCTGGGGGACCCCCCGGCCCCCACGCCCCCCCTCAGCCGCTACCGGCCCCTCACCAACACCCCGTCCCAGGAGGGGCTCTCGGGGCCCCCCGCACCCCAGTCCTGCCCCAGCTCCGACAGCTCCCCTGGCTTCGCCCGCCGCCACCCCCGGCCCCGGCAGCACAGCGAAG ATGACAGCCGGGACATGAGCCCCCCCTCTCCTGCCAGCCCGACCGTGGGGCTCGATAAGAAAACAAGGAGGAAATTCTTGGATTTGGG ggtgacCCTGCGCCGGGCATCCTCTGGGAAGAGCCGCAAGGAGAAGAGCAGCAACCGCCTGTCcatgggcagcag ggatgtgtcaGAGGGCCCCGGCCGCCCCTCGGGCTCCCCattcctgcccttctcctggtTCTCGGACAGCGCCCGGGGCTCGCCCGGCCCCGCGTCCCCCGCGGGCTCCCCCCGGCACGAGGGGCTCAGCCCCCCCAAATCCGCCTCACAG GACTCGGAGCTGAGCGAGGACTCGCCCCCATCCAGCGCCAGCCCGCGCCTGCCGGGCCCCCCCAAGTGCTCGTACCCGTACCACACGCTGTCGCAGTCCTCGGACGAG CTGCTGGAGGAGCCGGCGGGCGCGGCCGCGGGCTGGACGTGCGGCCAGGTGGGGCAGTGGCTGCAGAGCCTGGGCCTGGAGCGCTACGTGCGGGAATTCGCCGAGCGCGGCGTGgacgggccccgcctgctgctccTCGATGGGGCCAAGCTCAAg GCGCTGGGCGTGGGCAGCTCGCAGGACCGCGCGGTGCTCAAGCGGCGGCTGAAGGAGCTGAGCGCGGCGGCCGAGCGGGAGCGCAAGGCCCGGGACAAGGCGGACAAGCAGCGCGACAAGCACAAGAAAAAGGCGGAGCAGGAGCAGCGGCGGAGCTGA
- the PDK2 gene encoding pyruvate dehydrogenase kinase, isozyme 2 → MRLLRCLGKRAALAGVPTYIEHFSKFSPSPLSMKQFLDFGSSNACEKTSFAFLRQELPVRLSNIMKEINLLPDRVLRTPSVQLVQSWYVQSLLDIMEFHDRDPEDQATLRQFTNALVTIRNRHNDVVPTMAQGVIEYKETYGDDPVSNQNIQYFLDRFYLSRISIRMLLNQHTLLFDGSTNPAHPKHIGSIDPHCNVANVVRDAYNMAKLLCDKYYMASPELEIEEVNACNAEQPVSIVYVPSHLYHMLFELFKNAMRATVESHENSPRLPAVRVMVALGQEDLSIRMSDRGMGVPLRKIERLFSYMYSTAPTPQLGSGGAPLAGFGYGLPISRLYAKYFQGDLQLFSMEGFGTDAVIYLKALSTDSVERLPVYNKSAWRHYQASQEGGDWCVPSTEPKNTSTYRVP, encoded by the exons ATGAGGCTGCTGCGGTGCCTCGGGAAGCGCGCGGCGCTGGCCGGCGTCCCCACCTACATCGAGCACTTCAGCAAGTTCTCGCCGTCGCCGCTCTCCATGAAGCAGTTTCTGGACTTCG gctccAGCAATGCCTGTGAGAAGACCTCGTTCGCCTTCCTGCGCCAGGAGCTGCCCGTGCGCCTCTCCAACATCATGAAGGAGATCAACCTGCTCCCGGACCGGGTGCTGCGCACGCCCTCCGTGCAGCTGGTGCAGAGCTG GTACGTGCAGAGCCTGCTGGACATCATGGAATTCCACGACAGGGACCCCGAGGACCAAGCCACGCTGAGACA gTTCACCAACGCGCTGGTGACGATCCGGAACCGGCACAACGACGTTGTCCCCACCATGGCCCAGGGGGTGATCGAGTACAAGGAGACGTACGGGGACGATCCCGTGTCCAACCAGAACATCCAGTACTTCCTGGACCGCTTCTACCTGAGCCGCATCTCCATCCGCATGCTCCTCAACCAGcaca ccctgctcttcgATGGCAGCACCAACCCCGCGCACCCCAAACACATCGGGAGCATCGACCCCCACTGCAACGTGGCCAACGTGGTGAGAG ATGCCTACAACATGGCCAAGCTGCTGTGTGACAAATACTACATGGCCTCACCTGAGCTGGAGATCGAGGAGGTCAACg CCTGCAACGCGGAGCAGCCCGTGAGCATCGTCTACGTCCCGTCCCACCTGTACCACATGCTCTTCGAGCTCTTCAAG aATGCCATGAGAGCCACGGTGGAGAGCCACGAGAACAGCCCCCGGCTGCCGGCCGTCAGGGTGATGGTGGCCCTGGGCCAGGAGGACCTGTCCATCCGG ATGAGCGACAGGGGCATGGGGGTGCCCCTGAGGAAGATCGAGCGGCTCTTCAGCTACATGTACTCGACAGCCCCCACCCCCCAGCTGGGCTCCGGGGGGGCCCCCCTG gccGGCTTTGGCTACGGGCTGCCCATCTCCCGCCTCTACGCCAAGTACTTCCAGGGGGACCTGCAGCTCTTCTCCATGGAGGGCTTCGGCACCGACGCCGTCATCTACCTGAAG gcGCTGTCCACGGACTCGGTGGAGCGGCTGCCCGTGTACAACAAGTCGGCGTGGCGGCACTACCAGGCCAGCCAGGAGGGCGGGGACTGGTGCGTGCCCAGCACCGAGCCCAAGAACACCTCCACCTACCGCGTGCCCTGA